From the genome of Nitrospiria bacterium, one region includes:
- a CDS encoding sterol desaturase family protein, with translation MAIFFGIFILMATWEVISPRRILTTSKPKRWIANIGIVILNTFLVRMVLNLAPVGTAIFASEQGWGILNLVERSQWVLIPVAIISLDFVIYLQHIMFHAIPLLWRLHMVHHTDLDFDVTTGARFHPIEILLSTFIKMGAVLLIGASPVSVFTFEALLNGTSMFNHGNVRIPKSIDRGLRWFIVTPDMHRVHHSIYKEETNSNFGFNLPWWDRLMGTYTPVPREGHTGMTIGLSQYRNPDQLSLLGILTLPFVGVVGPYPLNRGDQLK, from the coding sequence ATGGCAATTTTTTTTGGAATTTTTATCCTCATGGCTACGTGGGAGGTGATTTCGCCACGGCGAATCTTAACCACCTCCAAACCCAAACGTTGGATTGCAAACATAGGGATTGTTATTCTGAATACTTTTCTGGTGCGAATGGTATTGAATCTCGCTCCCGTTGGAACCGCTATTTTTGCTTCTGAACAAGGGTGGGGAATTTTAAATTTGGTGGAGAGATCCCAGTGGGTTTTGATTCCGGTGGCCATTATCAGTTTGGATTTTGTCATCTATCTTCAGCATATCATGTTCCATGCCATTCCGTTATTATGGCGGTTGCACATGGTCCATCACACCGATCTCGATTTTGACGTCACCACAGGGGCAAGGTTTCATCCTATCGAAATTCTCCTGTCCACCTTTATCAAAATGGGAGCAGTCCTCTTAATTGGCGCGTCCCCGGTTTCCGTTTTTACGTTTGAGGCTCTCCTCAACGGAACCTCTATGTTTAATCATGGCAATGTTCGAATCCCAAAATCGATCGATCGGGGCCTCCGGTGGTTCATTGTCACCCCCGATATGCACCGAGTTCATCATTCAATTTATAAAGAAGAAACCAATAGTAATTTTGGATTTAACCTTCCATGGTGGGATCGTTTGATGGGCACCTACACCCCTGTTCCCAGGGAAGGCCATACGGGAATGACCATAGGATTGTCCCAGTACAGAAACCCGGACCAACTGTCCCTACTTGGAATCCTCACCCTTCCGTTTGTTGGGGTCGTGGGGCCTTATCCTCTGAACCGAGGAGATCAATTGAAGTAA
- a CDS encoding nucleotidyltransferase family protein produces MIGNTNITNEDRLLLYCSRGEMTPEMEEDVRQLLQLPLDWDYLWNSACRHRIVSLLYFHMERVSPVGCIPARVMKQMEASYWANAYRNLRIQNELVTILKAFQEIGIEVLLLKGLALIETVYQNLGLRPMSDMDLLVRKEAIPEVRICMEGMGYRQNLKWYGLQAIDDHHLTFYSLKGNTVPIEIHWTIGMNSDLFPIEDSEMMEKVNVINLGGVRTRILSPEDSLIHLCFHMAYHHHCALGLMGLCDISETIHRFKGILDWSRVLRFAKQNRIGPQIYIALSLANRLQGTKIPWGVLESLSKDCSPQQILWLEQFRENSLIVEPIKWESPLARLIWINGMGNKARFLFKGFFPSLKVLVICLSTSLTLKKVLLFYIIYPFIRIKRYRFSSFRYLFSSFKRFLV; encoded by the coding sequence ATGATCGGAAATACAAATATAACCAATGAAGATCGGCTTCTTCTTTATTGTTCAAGGGGGGAAATGACCCCTGAAATGGAAGAAGACGTTAGGCAGCTTCTTCAATTACCTTTAGATTGGGATTACCTCTGGAATTCTGCCTGTAGACACAGAATTGTTTCCTTACTTTATTTTCATATGGAGCGGGTTAGCCCTGTTGGGTGTATTCCTGCAAGGGTGATGAAGCAGATGGAAGCATCCTATTGGGCGAATGCCTATCGAAATCTAAGGATTCAAAATGAGCTGGTCACCATTCTCAAGGCTTTTCAAGAAATAGGAATTGAGGTTTTGCTTCTCAAAGGGTTGGCCTTGATTGAAACCGTTTACCAAAATTTAGGATTACGGCCCATGAGCGATATGGATCTATTGGTTAGAAAAGAGGCGATTCCTGAAGTTAGGATTTGCATGGAAGGGATGGGTTATCGGCAAAATTTAAAGTGGTACGGGTTACAGGCAATTGATGATCATCATTTGACCTTTTATTCCTTAAAAGGGAATACGGTTCCAATAGAGATTCACTGGACAATTGGAATGAATAGCGATTTGTTTCCCATTGAAGATTCCGAAATGATGGAAAAGGTTAATGTGATCAACCTGGGGGGGGTAAGGACTCGAATTCTTTCCCCTGAAGATTCATTGATTCACCTATGTTTTCATATGGCGTACCATCATCATTGTGCTTTGGGTTTGATGGGGCTTTGCGATATTTCTGAAACGATCCATCGCTTTAAAGGAATCCTTGATTGGAGCAGAGTGCTAAGGTTTGCAAAGCAAAATAGAATTGGCCCCCAGATTTATATCGCGCTCTCTCTTGCCAATCGGCTCCAAGGAACTAAAATACCTTGGGGGGTGCTGGAATCCCTTTCGAAGGATTGTTCCCCCCAACAAATCCTATGGCTTGAGCAGTTTCGAGAAAATAGCCTGATCGTAGAACCTATAAAGTGGGAAAGCCCACTTGCCCGCTTAATCTGGATTAATGGAATGGGGAATAAAGCTCGATTCCTTTTCAAAGGATTTTTCCCCTCGCTGAAAGTATTGGTTATTTGTCTTTCCACTTCTTTAACCTTAAAGAAGGTGCTTCTTTTCTATATTATCTACCCCTTTATTCGTATAAAGAGGTATCGGTTTTCTTCCTTCAGATACCTTTTCTCCTCTTTTAAGCGCTTTCTGGTTTAA